CGGCTGCGGACAACGTCTCCTTCGAGATCGGCAAGGGCGAGGTCGTCGCCGTCGTCGGTGAGTCGGGCTCTGGCAAGAGCGTCTCGTCGATGGCCATCCTCGACCTGCTGCCGAAGAACGCCCGCGTCGGCGGCTCGATCCGGCTGGCGGGGGAGGAGCTCATCGGGCTCAAGCCCGCGCAGATGCGCGAGGTGCGAGGCAATCGCGTCTCCGCGATCTTCCAGGAGCCGATGACGGCGCTGAACCCCGTGTTCACCGTGGGATTCCAGATCATGGAGGCCCTGCGCGTCCACCGTGGCTCCACGCCGAGCGAGGCCAAGGATCGCGCGATGGAGATGCTCGAGCTCGTCGAGCTCCCCGACCCGGAGAAGGCCTTCAAGTCCTACCCGCACCAGCTCTCCGGTGGTCAGCGCCAGCGCGCCATGATCGCCATGGCGCTCGCGCTCGACCCCGAGCTGCTGATCGCAGACGAGCCCACCACGGCGCTCGACGTGACGGTGCAGGCCGAGATCCTCGAGCTCATGCGCGACCTCAAGGATCGCCTGGGCTCCGCAGTGCTGCTCATCACGCACGACATGGGTGTCGTCGCCGACCTCGCAGACTGGGTCGTCGTGATGGAGAAGGGCGTGATCGTCGAGCAGGGCCCGGTGCGCGAGATCTTCGCTGCGCCCAAGCAGGCGTACACGCAGATGCTGCTGTCGTCGGTGCCCAGGCTCGGTGAAGGTGCCGAGGGCGCAGAGGCGATCGACCTCACCGCAGCGCTCGCGCTCGTCGCGGATGAGGAGGTCGAGGACGAAGGCCTCCGCAAGCGGGTCGAGATCAACGCACGCGTCGCGGCGGAGGCGAAGCGGTCCGAGAAGCAGTTCGAGGGCAAGCCGGTGCTCGTGCTCGACGACGTCGCCATCGAGTACGGCAAGAAGGGCAAGCTCGGCACCTTCCGCGCGGTCGACGGCGTCTCGCTGCAGATCCACGCGGGGGAGATCCTGGGTCTCGTGGGCGAGTCGGGCTCCGGCAAGTCGACGATCGGCCGTGCGGCCATCGGCCTGCAGCCGATCGCCGAGGGCCGCCTTGAGGTCGCAGGCATCGACATCTCGAACATCGACCGCAAGCTCGCGCGCAGCCTCAACCGCAAGGTCGGCATCGTCTTCCAGGATCCGTCGTCGTCGCTCAACCCGCGACTGCCGATCGGTGAATCCATCGGTGAGCCGATGTACCTGGCGAGGATCCACCGCGGAGCCGCGCTCGACAAGCGCGTCGAAGAGCTGCTGGACGCCGTGCGCCTGCCGCGCTCGTACCGCAACCGGTTCCCGCACGAGCTCTCCGGTGGTCAGAAGCAGCGTGTCGGCATCGCGCGGGCGCTGTCGATGAGCCCGGAGCTGCTGGTGGCCGACGAGCCGACCAGCGCGCTCGACGTCTCGGTGCAGGCCACCGTGCTCGAGCTGCTGCGCGAGCTGCAGCAGGAGCAGGGCTTCGCGTGCCTGTTCATCAGCCACGACCTCGCGGTCGTCGATCTGATGTCGGACCGCATCGCGGTGATGCACCACGGCAAGATCGTGGAGCAGGGCATGCGCGACGCGATCCTGCGCGCGCCGGAGGAGCCCTACACCCAGCGCCTCATCGCGGCCATCCCGGTGCCGGATCCTGACAAGCAGCGGGCCAGGCGAGAGCTGCGGCACCAGGTGCTGGCTCGCACGGCCGAGGAGTCGCAGGAGGGCGAGGTGCCGGAGACAGGCGACCCCAAGCGCATCGTCGAGCAGCAGCAGGGCGATCACGCCATCGACGAGCAGCGCAGCATCTGATTCGTGACCGCACGGCCGCGACCGCCCGCTAAGATGGGCGATCGCGGCCGTTCGTCGCACAATTCCTCATACCGGAAGGCACCTGCATGCCGATCGCCGCGCGATCAGACCTCCGCAACGTGGCGATCGTCGCCCACGTGGACCACGGAAAGACCACTCTCGTCGACGCGATGCTCCGCCAGACGGGCTCGTTCACTGCCCACCAGGCCGTCGACGAGCGGGTGATGGACTCCGGTGATCTCGAGCGCGAGAAGGGCATCACGATCCTCGCCAAGAACACCGCGATCCGGTATGCGGGCGAGCACACCGACACCCCCGTGACGATCAACGTCATCGACACCCCCGGCCACGCAGACTTCGGTGGCGAGGTGGAGCGCGGCCTGTCGATGGTGGACGGCGTCGTGCTGCTGGTGGACGCCTCCGAGGGCCCGCTGCCGCAGACGCGCTTCGTGCTCCGCAAGGCACTCGAGGCCAAGCTGCCCGTCATCCTGCTGGTCAACAAGACCGACCGCCACGACGCCCGTATCGATGCGGTCGTGACCGAGAGCCAGGACCTGCTGCTCGGCCTGGCCTCCGACCTCGCCGACGACGTCCCGGACCTCGACCTCGACGCAGTCCTCGACGTGCCGGTGGTCTACGCATCCGGCAAGGCCGGCCGCGCCTCGACCAACAAGCCCGCCGACGGCGAGCTGCCCGACAGCGAGAACCTCGAGCCGCTGTTCGCCGCGATCCTCGAGCACATCCCTGAGCCGACCTACGACGACCAGGCTCCGCTGCAGGCGCACGTCACCAACCTCGACGCATCACCCTTCCTCGGTCGCATCGCCCTGCTGCGCGTCAAGGCCGGCGAGATCCGCAAGGGCCAGACGGTCGCGTGGGTGCGGCACGACGGTGAGGTGCAGAACGTGCGCATCACCGAGCTGCTCGAGACGAAGGCGCTGACCCGCGTCCCCGCAGAGAGCGCCGGTCCGGGCGACATCGTGGCGGTCGCGGGCATCCCCGACATCACGATCGGCGAGACGCTCGCCGACCCCGACGACGTGCGCCCGCTGCCGACGATCACCGTCGACGAGCCCGCCATCTCGATGACGATCGGCACGAACACATCGCCGCTCGCCGGCAAGATCAAGGGCGCGAAGCTCACCGGCCGCATGGTGAAGGATCGCCTCGACCGCGAGCTGATCGGCAACGTGTCGCTGCGCGTCGTCGACGTGGGCCGTCCCGACGCGTGGGAGGTGCAGGGCCGCGGAGAGCTGGCCCTGGCGATCCTGGTCGAGCAGATGCGTCGCGAGGGCTTCGAGCTCACCGTCGGCAAGCCGCAGGTCGTCACCCGCCAGATCGACGGCAAGCTGCATGAGCCGTTCGAGCACCTGACGGTCGATGTCCCCGAGGAGCACCTCGGCGCCGTGACCCAGCTGCTCGCGGCCCGCAAGGGCATCATGGACGGCATGCAGAACCACGGCACCGGCTGGGTTCGCATGGAGTTCGTCGTGCCGAGCCGCGGCCTGATCGGCTTCCGCACGGAGTTCATGACCATCACGCGCGGCACGGGCATCGCGAACGCGATCTCGCACGGCACGCAGCCGTGGGCCGGCGCGATCGTCACGCGCAGCAACGGCGCGCTGGTCTCCGACCGCACGGGCGTCGCGACGCCGTTCGCGATGATGGCGCTGCAGGAGCGCGGCACCTTCTTCGTGGAGCCCGGCGATGATGTCTACGAGGGCATGGTCGTCGGCGAGAACTCGCGCTCCGACGACATGGACGTGAACGTCACCAAGGAGAAGAAGCTCAACAACATCCGCTCGGCAAATGCTGAAGAGCTCGAGCGACTGACGCCCTCCAAGCAGCTCTCGCTCGAGGAGTGCCTCGAGTGGGCGCGAGACGACGAGTGCGTCGAGGTGACGCCGAACAACGTGCGCATCCGCAAGGTGATCCTCGATGCGACCACGCGTGGCCGCGAGGCGAGCCGCCTGAAGAAGCAGGGCTAGCAGCCGAGCTTGGAC
The window above is part of the Agrococcus sp. ARC_14 genome. Proteins encoded here:
- a CDS encoding ABC transporter ATP-binding protein codes for the protein MTSDTTQAAQVKHGDVPALQISNLDVHFAVEGYWVPAADNVSFEIGKGEVVAVVGESGSGKSVSSMAILDLLPKNARVGGSIRLAGEELIGLKPAQMREVRGNRVSAIFQEPMTALNPVFTVGFQIMEALRVHRGSTPSEAKDRAMEMLELVELPDPEKAFKSYPHQLSGGQRQRAMIAMALALDPELLIADEPTTALDVTVQAEILELMRDLKDRLGSAVLLITHDMGVVADLADWVVVMEKGVIVEQGPVREIFAAPKQAYTQMLLSSVPRLGEGAEGAEAIDLTAALALVADEEVEDEGLRKRVEINARVAAEAKRSEKQFEGKPVLVLDDVAIEYGKKGKLGTFRAVDGVSLQIHAGEILGLVGESGSGKSTIGRAAIGLQPIAEGRLEVAGIDISNIDRKLARSLNRKVGIVFQDPSSSLNPRLPIGESIGEPMYLARIHRGAALDKRVEELLDAVRLPRSYRNRFPHELSGGQKQRVGIARALSMSPELLVADEPTSALDVSVQATVLELLRELQQEQGFACLFISHDLAVVDLMSDRIAVMHHGKIVEQGMRDAILRAPEEPYTQRLIAAIPVPDPDKQRARRELRHQVLARTAEESQEGEVPETGDPKRIVEQQQGDHAIDEQRSI
- the typA gene encoding translational GTPase TypA, translating into MPIAARSDLRNVAIVAHVDHGKTTLVDAMLRQTGSFTAHQAVDERVMDSGDLEREKGITILAKNTAIRYAGEHTDTPVTINVIDTPGHADFGGEVERGLSMVDGVVLLVDASEGPLPQTRFVLRKALEAKLPVILLVNKTDRHDARIDAVVTESQDLLLGLASDLADDVPDLDLDAVLDVPVVYASGKAGRASTNKPADGELPDSENLEPLFAAILEHIPEPTYDDQAPLQAHVTNLDASPFLGRIALLRVKAGEIRKGQTVAWVRHDGEVQNVRITELLETKALTRVPAESAGPGDIVAVAGIPDITIGETLADPDDVRPLPTITVDEPAISMTIGTNTSPLAGKIKGAKLTGRMVKDRLDRELIGNVSLRVVDVGRPDAWEVQGRGELALAILVEQMRREGFELTVGKPQVVTRQIDGKLHEPFEHLTVDVPEEHLGAVTQLLAARKGIMDGMQNHGTGWVRMEFVVPSRGLIGFRTEFMTITRGTGIANAISHGTQPWAGAIVTRSNGALVSDRTGVATPFAMMALQERGTFFVEPGDDVYEGMVVGENSRSDDMDVNVTKEKKLNNIRSANAEELERLTPSKQLSLEECLEWARDDECVEVTPNNVRIRKVILDATTRGREASRLKKQG